In the genome of Deltaproteobacteria bacterium, the window TACGAGAAAGAGGGGCCAGTCCCACTTGATGTCGACGGAGGCCCTCGGTCGGGCGAGCGTCCGCAGGAAGCCGAGCACCACCCAAGCCGTGCGGGCAATGGAGACGGCGGTCACCATCATGATCGCTGCATAGACGGCGCGTTCCATCACTTATCCTCGGCCGTCCAACGGCCGGCCGCTCAGCGGCCGGCGCAGCCGGTCCGCTGAAGCGGCAAGTTATGCCGCTCCCTTGAATTTGGCGACGGGCACTCGCTTTGCAACGGCGAGCGTGCGCCACCGTTTGCGGATCCGCTCGATCTCCTTCAGCGTCGCCGCAGTCAGATAGCTCTCCCCGCAATGCGGACAGCGAACCACTGGCACGCCCTCGATGAGGAATTGGGAACGGCCCGCACCGAAAGTTCGCGTCATCCGGCGAACCCGAGCACCCTGCTTTCCACAGATGTCGCACATCATGTCTCCCCCTTCGCGCTACAGTGCGTACACTGTCA includes:
- a CDS encoding type II toxin-antitoxin system MqsA family antitoxin translates to MMCDICGKQGARVRRMTRTFGAGRSQFLIEGVPVVRCPHCGESYLTAATLKEIERIRKRWRTLAVAKRVPVAKFKGAA